A genomic window from Synechococcus sp. CBW1107 includes:
- a CDS encoding FHA domain-containing protein, protein MTPSAAQLRLRDQPGKVARLDPARPLTIGRERNNRLCMPEQAGLSPHHAVVRHSSSHQSWVVCDWQSADGTFLQGERLQKCRPLADGDEIRLGLSGPVLIFELAAPAPAATAQPAAKSVVATAKSVAAAAKTVAPVVSSLDFGGQQIALDQIRSATVQSLPRHPHIFSWWLLVCLGGLLLLPFPFLFWPLEVAALAGWILLGSRKEHTLTVVLRDGRAQRRSFANRLTALSHRNGIRKAIGQSLES, encoded by the coding sequence ATGACCCCGTCAGCAGCCCAGCTGCGGTTGCGGGATCAGCCGGGCAAGGTGGCCCGGCTCGATCCGGCACGGCCCCTCACCATCGGGCGTGAGCGCAACAACCGTCTCTGCATGCCTGAGCAAGCCGGGCTCTCACCCCATCACGCCGTGGTCCGCCACTCCAGCAGCCATCAGAGCTGGGTGGTCTGCGACTGGCAGAGCGCCGATGGCACCTTTCTGCAGGGGGAACGACTCCAGAAGTGCCGCCCCCTGGCCGATGGCGACGAGATCCGGCTGGGACTCAGCGGTCCCGTGCTGATCTTCGAACTCGCCGCTCCGGCTCCCGCCGCCACAGCCCAGCCAGCGGCCAAATCGGTGGTGGCCACGGCCAAATCAGTGGCGGCCGCGGCCAAAACCGTGGCGCCGGTGGTGAGCAGCCTCGACTTCGGCGGTCAGCAGATCGCCCTGGATCAGATCCGCTCGGCCACCGTGCAGAGCCTGCCCCGCCATCCCCACATCTTCAGCTGGTGGCTGCTGGTTTGCCTGGGGGGGCTGCTGCTGCTGCCATTCCCTTTCCTGTTCTGGCCCCTGGAAGTGGCGGCCCTGGCCGGCTGGATCCTGCTGGGTTCCCGCAAGGAGCACACCCTCACCGTGGTGCTGCGTGATGGCCGCGCCCAGCGCCGCAGCTTCGCCAACCGGCTCACGGCCCTGTCCCACCGCAACGGGATCCGCAAGGCCATCGGCCAGAGTCTGGAGTCCTGA
- a CDS encoding rhomboid family intramembrane serine protease, which produces MKGKGRELGLQLRAWHEARSPGLNNGRAIANRLVDLLGAEERLKGPVRDLADQPLLLRALEDSGAGRSTSVQLLAQQLGSTYAPAVLEELLDLLEAATGVPLSRPQGPGAGAEAGSSAQQLTPAALRPRGESLWHSLQAMGPGLALAAGAALVLRWLSGELDHWLFRSWNWQGWLVLALTLALLQALSLGPLKWARRQWPLEQADATEPRQAWRWITAPWIHHNHLEAVVNVALLLLILRTPSPLPLPDVVLRYALTSLATTALALLLAERRTTERHWDGAAGAVSALIGLAAASSLLRWRALSFSLGPIDIPTWVLLLVYGALQMGWQLPRQSEDDVSRPLDRLLSSQWWWGLVLGVAWAMVNRLETLVQLALKSRAAGG; this is translated from the coding sequence GTGAAGGGCAAGGGACGGGAGCTGGGACTGCAGCTGCGGGCCTGGCACGAGGCCCGCAGCCCGGGGCTGAACAACGGCAGGGCCATCGCCAACCGGCTGGTGGATCTGCTCGGGGCCGAGGAGCGCCTCAAGGGGCCCGTGCGTGACCTGGCGGACCAGCCCCTGCTGCTGAGGGCTCTTGAGGACAGCGGGGCAGGCCGCAGCACCTCCGTTCAGCTGCTGGCCCAGCAGCTGGGGAGCACCTATGCCCCGGCGGTGCTGGAGGAACTGCTTGATCTGCTGGAGGCCGCCACGGGGGTGCCGCTCTCCCGGCCCCAGGGCCCTGGGGCCGGCGCTGAGGCCGGTTCATCAGCACAACAGCTCACCCCTGCCGCCCTGCGGCCTCGAGGGGAGTCTCTTTGGCACTCGCTGCAGGCCATGGGACCGGGCCTGGCCCTGGCAGCGGGTGCTGCCCTGGTGCTGCGCTGGCTCAGCGGCGAGCTCGACCACTGGCTGTTCAGGTCGTGGAACTGGCAAGGCTGGCTGGTGCTGGCGCTCACCCTGGCCCTGCTGCAGGCCCTCAGCCTCGGCCCGCTGAAGTGGGCGCGGCGTCAGTGGCCCCTGGAGCAGGCCGATGCCACCGAGCCCCGTCAGGCCTGGCGCTGGATCACGGCCCCCTGGATCCATCACAACCATCTCGAAGCGGTGGTGAACGTGGCGCTGCTGCTGCTGATCCTGCGCACTCCCTCACCGTTGCCGCTTCCCGATGTGGTGCTGCGCTACGCGCTCACCAGCCTGGCTACCACAGCTCTGGCCCTGCTGCTGGCGGAGCGGCGCACCACGGAACGCCACTGGGATGGTGCCGCCGGGGCTGTGAGCGCCCTGATCGGGCTGGCGGCCGCCTCCAGCCTGCTGCGTTGGCGGGCTCTGTCCTTCAGCCTGGGCCCGATCGACATTCCCACCTGGGTGCTGCTGCTGGTGTACGGCGCCCTGCAGATGGGCTGGCAGCTGCCCCGCCAGAGCGAGGACGACGTCAGCCGTCCCCTCGATCGCCTGCTCAGCAGCCAGTGGTGGTGGGGGCTGGTGCTCGGGGTGGCCTGGGCGATGGTCAACCGGTTGGAGACCCTGGTCCAGCTGGCTCTGAAGTCGAGGGCTGCCGGCGGATGA
- the groL gene encoding chaperonin GroEL (60 kDa chaperone family; promotes refolding of misfolded polypeptides especially under stressful conditions; forms two stacked rings of heptamers to form a barrel-shaped 14mer; ends can be capped by GroES; misfolded proteins enter the barrel where they are refolded when GroES binds): MAKRIIYNENARRALEKGIDILAEAVAVTLGPKGRNVVLEKKFGAPQIINDGVTIAKEIELEDHIENTGVALIRQAASKTNDAAGDGTTTATVLAHAMVKAGLRNVAAGANAITLKKGIDKASDFLVKKIEEHAKPISDSNAIAQVGTISAGNDEEVGQMIADAMDKVGKEGVISLEEGKSMTTELEVTEGMRFDKGYISPYFATDTERMEAVLEEPYILLTDKKIGLVQDLVPVLEQIARTGKPLLIIAEDIEKEALATLVVNRLRGVLNVAAVKAPGFGDRRKAMLEDIAVLTNGQLITEDAGLKLENTKLEMLGTARRITINKDTTTIVAEGNEVAVKARCEQIRKQMDETDSSYDKEKLQERLAKLSGGVAVVKVGAATETEMKDKKLRLEDAINATKAAVEEGIVPGGGTTLAHLAPALEEWAAANLSGEELIGATIVASALTAPLKRIAENAGVNGAVVAEHVKGMPFNEGYNAATGEYVDMLAAGIVDPAKVTRSGLQNAASIAGMVLTTECIVADLPEKKEAAPAGGGGMGGDFDY; encoded by the coding sequence ATGGCCAAGCGCATCATCTATAACGAGAACGCCCGCAGGGCCCTCGAAAAAGGCATCGACATCCTGGCTGAAGCCGTTGCCGTCACCCTCGGTCCCAAGGGCCGCAACGTGGTGCTGGAAAAGAAGTTCGGCGCCCCCCAGATCATCAACGACGGTGTCACGATCGCCAAGGAGATCGAGCTGGAGGACCACATCGAGAACACCGGTGTCGCCCTGATCCGTCAGGCCGCCTCCAAGACCAACGATGCCGCCGGTGACGGCACCACCACCGCCACCGTCCTGGCCCACGCCATGGTCAAGGCGGGTCTGCGCAACGTCGCCGCCGGCGCCAATGCCATCACCCTGAAGAAGGGTATCGACAAGGCCTCCGACTTCCTCGTCAAGAAGATCGAGGAGCACGCCAAGCCGATCTCCGACTCCAATGCCATCGCCCAGGTGGGCACCATCTCCGCCGGCAACGACGAAGAGGTGGGACAGATGATCGCCGACGCGATGGACAAGGTCGGCAAGGAAGGCGTCATTTCCTTGGAAGAAGGGAAGTCGATGACCACCGAGCTGGAGGTCACCGAAGGCATGCGCTTCGACAAGGGCTACATCTCGCCCTACTTCGCCACCGACACCGAGCGGATGGAAGCGGTGCTCGAGGAGCCCTACATCCTGCTCACCGACAAGAAGATCGGCCTGGTGCAGGATCTGGTGCCTGTGCTCGAGCAGATCGCCCGCACCGGCAAGCCCCTGCTGATCATCGCCGAGGACATCGAGAAGGAAGCCCTCGCCACCCTGGTGGTCAACCGTCTGCGCGGTGTGCTGAACGTGGCCGCCGTCAAGGCTCCCGGCTTCGGTGACCGCCGCAAGGCCATGCTCGAGGACATCGCCGTTCTCACCAATGGTCAGCTGATCACCGAGGATGCCGGCCTCAAGCTGGAGAACACCAAGCTGGAGATGCTGGGCACCGCCCGCCGCATCACCATCAACAAGGACACCACCACCATCGTGGCCGAAGGCAACGAGGTGGCCGTGAAGGCCCGCTGCGAGCAGATCCGCAAGCAGATGGACGAAACCGACTCCTCCTACGACAAGGAGAAGCTGCAGGAGCGTCTGGCCAAGCTGAGCGGCGGTGTGGCCGTGGTCAAGGTGGGTGCCGCCACCGAGACCGAGATGAAGGACAAGAAGCTGCGCCTGGAAGACGCCATCAACGCCACCAAGGCGGCTGTTGAGGAGGGTATCGTTCCCGGTGGTGGCACCACCCTGGCCCACCTGGCCCCGGCCCTCGAGGAGTGGGCGGCCGCCAACCTCTCCGGCGAGGAACTGATCGGCGCCACCATCGTGGCTTCCGCGCTCACCGCGCCCCTCAAGCGCATCGCTGAGAACGCCGGCGTCAACGGCGCTGTCGTGGCCGAGCACGTCAAGGGCATGCCCTTCAACGAGGGCTATAACGCCGCCACCGGCGAGTACGTCGACATGCTGGCCGCCGGCATCGTCGACCCCGCCAAGGTGACCCGCTCCGGTCTGCAGAATGCCGCCTCGATCGCCGGCATGGTGCTGACCACCGAGTGCATCGTGGCCGATCTGCCCGAGAAGAAGGAAGCTGCTCCCGCCGGTGGCGGTGGCATGGGCGGCGACTTCGACTACTGA
- the atpD gene encoding F0F1 ATP synthase subunit beta translates to MAAAPATSGASTGTKGIVRQVIGPVLDVEFPAGKLPKIFNALRIEGRNSAGQQIALTAEVQQLLGDHRVRAVSMSTTDGLVRGMEALDTGAPISVPVGEATLGRIFNVLGEPVDEQGPVSTTLTAPIHRDAPKLTELETKPKVFETGIKVIDLLAPYRQGGKVGLFGGAGVGKTVLIQELINNIAKEHGGVSVFGGVGERTREGNDLYEEFKESGVINSEDLSKSKVALCYGQMNEPPGARMRVGLSALTMAEHFRDVNKQDVLLFIDNIFRFVQAGSEVSALLGRMPSAVGYQPTLGTDVGELQERITSTLEGSITSIQAVYVPADDLTDPAPATTFAHLDATTVLSRGLASKGIYPAVDPLDSTSTMLQPSVVGDEHYRTARAVQSTLQRYKELQDIIAILGLDELSEDDRRTVDRARKIEKFLSQPFFVAEIFTGQSGEYVKLEETIKGFNMILAGELDDLPEQAFYLVGTIDQVRAKAQKIASEAKKG, encoded by the coding sequence ATGGCTGCTGCACCCGCAACCTCCGGCGCCTCCACCGGCACCAAGGGCATCGTCCGCCAGGTGATCGGTCCTGTACTGGACGTTGAATTTCCTGCAGGCAAGCTTCCCAAAATTTTCAACGCCCTGCGCATCGAAGGCCGGAACTCAGCCGGACAGCAGATCGCCCTGACCGCTGAAGTACAGCAACTGCTGGGTGATCACCGGGTCCGCGCCGTCTCGATGAGCACCACCGACGGTCTGGTCCGCGGCATGGAAGCTCTCGACACCGGTGCTCCGATCTCCGTGCCGGTGGGTGAAGCCACCCTGGGCCGCATCTTCAACGTGCTCGGCGAACCCGTCGACGAACAGGGTCCCGTCTCCACCACGCTCACTGCCCCGATCCACCGCGACGCTCCCAAGCTCACCGAGCTGGAGACCAAGCCCAAGGTGTTCGAGACCGGCATCAAGGTGATCGACCTGCTGGCCCCCTACCGCCAGGGCGGCAAGGTGGGCCTCTTCGGTGGTGCCGGCGTCGGCAAGACCGTTCTGATCCAGGAGCTGATCAACAACATCGCCAAGGAGCATGGCGGCGTGTCGGTGTTCGGCGGTGTGGGCGAGCGCACCCGCGAAGGGAACGATCTCTACGAAGAATTCAAGGAATCCGGAGTGATCAACTCCGAGGACCTCAGTAAGTCGAAAGTGGCCCTCTGCTACGGCCAGATGAACGAGCCCCCTGGCGCCCGCATGCGCGTGGGTCTCTCGGCACTCACCATGGCCGAGCACTTCCGCGACGTCAACAAGCAGGACGTGCTTCTGTTCATCGACAACATCTTCCGCTTCGTCCAGGCCGGTTCCGAAGTGAGCGCCCTGCTGGGCCGCATGCCCTCAGCCGTGGGCTATCAGCCCACCCTCGGCACCGACGTGGGTGAGCTCCAGGAGCGCATCACCTCCACCCTCGAAGGTTCGATCACCTCGATCCAGGCGGTCTACGTTCCGGCCGACGACCTCACCGACCCGGCTCCCGCCACCACCTTCGCCCACCTCGACGCCACCACGGTGCTCAGCCGCGGCCTGGCCTCCAAGGGCATCTACCCCGCTGTGGATCCCCTCGATTCCACCAGCACCATGCTCCAGCCCTCCGTGGTGGGTGATGAGCACTACCGCACCGCCCGGGCTGTCCAGAGCACCCTTCAGCGCTACAAGGAGCTTCAGGACATCATCGCGATTCTGGGTCTCGACGAACTTTCCGAAGATGATCGCCGCACGGTGGATCGGGCCCGCAAGATCGAGAAATTCCTCTCCCAGCCCTTCTTCGTGGCTGAGATCTTCACAGGCCAGTCCGGTGAATACGTGAAGCTGGAGGAAACCATCAAGGGCTTCAACATGATCCTCGCTGGCGAACTCGACGATCTTCCCGAACAGGCGTTCTACCTGGTGGGCACGATCGATCAGGTCAGGGCCAAAGCTCAGAAGATTGCCTCCGAAGCCAAGAAGGGCTGA
- a CDS encoding protein kinase, with product MTWILPEGASLDLEGISSPLRVLRGLGGGTQGQVFEVEVAGERLALKWYLPACIARDPHLKRRLGESIRATAPSEAFLWPLALVTPGPGALPLLRLGEPGFGYLMELRPPGFLGAHEHVGGHLDIGLLQVLRACFFLAEGFHALHLKGLCYKDISLGNLFLEPSSGRILICDNDNVDVDGRDLGSVLGTPGFMAPEILMGIARPGANSDLFSLAVLIFRLLTRHDPLRGRRELEIRCLDEPARRRLYGEDPLFIFDPTNPSNRPDPIEHAAALITWPIYPEPIKRLFEQTFCAGLHAPQRRALTGQWMAALAEALDQRQLCGHCGQETFPAASDPGPLCWSCGCPIPPPTRLRLPHGQVTAAAGNELHPHHFDRLLPLRLDQPLARVEAHPSDGSLLGLRNLSGQAWQAELRAGNRVVVVESGQACNLAPLVRLTTQAGAVELPT from the coding sequence GTGACCTGGATCCTGCCGGAAGGCGCCAGTCTTGACCTGGAGGGGATCTCCAGCCCGCTGCGGGTGCTTCGCGGGCTCGGGGGCGGCACCCAGGGCCAGGTGTTCGAGGTGGAGGTGGCCGGCGAGCGGCTGGCCCTGAAGTGGTATCTGCCAGCGTGCATCGCCCGCGATCCCCACCTGAAGCGGCGCCTGGGCGAGAGCATCCGCGCCACGGCCCCCAGCGAGGCCTTCCTCTGGCCCCTGGCCCTGGTGACGCCCGGCCCTGGTGCCTTGCCGTTGCTGCGCCTTGGCGAACCAGGCTTCGGCTACCTGATGGAGTTGCGCCCACCGGGGTTCTTGGGGGCCCATGAACATGTGGGCGGCCACCTGGACATCGGCCTGCTCCAGGTGCTGCGGGCCTGCTTCTTCCTGGCTGAAGGCTTCCATGCCCTCCACCTCAAGGGCCTCTGTTACAAGGACATCTCCCTGGGCAATCTGTTCCTCGAGCCCTCCAGCGGCCGCATCCTGATCTGCGACAACGACAACGTGGATGTGGATGGGCGGGATCTGGGCAGCGTGCTGGGCACCCCGGGGTTCATGGCGCCGGAGATCCTGATGGGCATCGCCCGGCCGGGAGCCAACAGTGATCTCTTCTCCCTGGCGGTGCTGATCTTCCGCCTGCTCACCCGTCACGACCCACTGCGGGGTCGCCGCGAACTGGAGATCCGCTGCCTGGATGAACCCGCCCGGCGCCGGCTCTACGGCGAAGACCCGCTGTTCATCTTCGATCCCACAAATCCGAGCAACCGTCCCGACCCGATCGAGCACGCCGCGGCCCTGATCACCTGGCCGATCTATCCCGAGCCGATCAAGCGGCTGTTCGAGCAGACCTTCTGCGCCGGCCTGCACGCGCCCCAGCGCCGGGCACTCACCGGCCAGTGGATGGCCGCCCTGGCCGAGGCCCTCGACCAGCGTCAGCTCTGCGGCCACTGCGGCCAGGAAACCTTTCCGGCAGCGAGCGATCCAGGTCCCTTGTGCTGGAGCTGCGGCTGCCCCATACCGCCGCCCACAAGGCTGCGGCTGCCCCACGGCCAGGTGACGGCGGCAGCCGGCAACGAGCTGCATCCCCATCACTTCGACCGCCTGCTGCCCCTGAGGCTGGATCAGCCGCTGGCCCGGGTGGAGGCCCATCCGAGCGATGGCTCCCTGCTCGGGCTGCGCAACCTCAGCGGCCAGGCCTGGCAGGCCGAGCTCAGGGCCGGCAACCGGGTGGTGGTGGTGGAGTCTGGACAAGCCTGTAATCTCGCGCCACTGGTGCGGCTGACCACACAGGCCGGAGCGGTCGAGCTGCCCACCTGA
- the msrB gene encoding peptide-methionine (R)-S-oxide reductase MsrB: MKRRGLLATFAVLLGSLWGGARAEAASKAADPSWRLSDSEWRRRLSPAAYDVLRREGTERPFTSPLNSEKRQGTYLCAGCRLPLFSSSAKFDSGTGWPSFWQPLPSAIATKTDFKLLVPRTEYHCSRCGGHQGHVFNDGPRPTGKRYCNNGVALEFKAG; the protein is encoded by the coding sequence ATCAAACGCCGCGGCCTGCTTGCCACCTTTGCCGTTCTGCTCGGCTCGCTCTGGGGAGGTGCGAGGGCTGAAGCGGCTTCTAAGGCCGCAGATCCCAGCTGGCGGCTCAGTGACAGTGAATGGCGCAGGCGTCTGAGCCCAGCCGCCTACGACGTGCTGCGGCGGGAAGGAACCGAACGACCATTCACCAGCCCCCTCAACAGCGAGAAGCGCCAGGGGACCTACCTGTGCGCCGGCTGCCGCCTGCCTCTGTTCAGCTCCTCGGCGAAGTTCGACAGCGGCACGGGCTGGCCCAGTTTCTGGCAGCCCCTTCCCTCGGCCATCGCCACCAAGACTGATTTCAAACTGCTGGTGCCCCGCACCGAGTACCACTGCAGCCGCTGCGGCGGTCACCAGGGCCACGTCTTCAATGACGGGCCCAGACCCACCGGCAAGCGCTACTGCAACAACGGCGTGGCCCTGGAGTTCAAGGCCGGCTGA
- a CDS encoding transaldolase family protein, translating into MSLRFFLDSADPLTWEEWMPCGLFHGITTNPSLLRQAGQDCRIPALRSLTGQALDLGCQELHLQAWGREPEALLDCALALAEMAPGRITVKVPLTRAGTGAAVKVIAQGIPLTFTACYEPPQVLVAAALGARYIAPYLGRIQDLGRDAHQELITMQQCVDRSGSSLRLLVASLRATSDLSRLAAAGMTTFTLSPRLAAALFSCAATEAAAARFEDDADTTLVER; encoded by the coding sequence ATGAGCCTGCGTTTCTTCCTCGATTCAGCCGATCCTCTCACCTGGGAGGAGTGGATGCCCTGTGGGTTGTTCCACGGCATCACCACCAATCCCTCGCTTCTGAGGCAGGCCGGCCAGGATTGTCGGATCCCTGCGTTGCGTTCCCTCACCGGCCAGGCTCTCGATCTCGGCTGTCAGGAGCTGCACCTGCAGGCCTGGGGACGTGAGCCGGAGGCTTTGCTGGATTGTGCCCTGGCCCTTGCGGAGATGGCCCCGGGGAGGATCACCGTCAAGGTTCCGCTCACCAGGGCCGGCACCGGGGCGGCGGTGAAGGTGATCGCCCAGGGCATTCCACTCACCTTCACCGCCTGCTACGAGCCGCCCCAGGTGCTTGTAGCTGCTGCTCTCGGTGCGCGCTACATCGCTCCCTACCTGGGCCGGATCCAGGATCTGGGCCGGGACGCACACCAGGAGCTGATCACGATGCAGCAATGCGTTGACCGCAGTGGATCGAGCCTGCGACTGCTTGTGGCCAGCCTGCGGGCCACCAGCGACCTCAGCCGTCTTGCCGCCGCTGGGATGACCACCTTCACCCTCTCTCCCAGGCTGGCAGCGGCCCTGTTCAGCTGCGCCGCCACTGAAGCCGCCGCCGCACGCTTTGAGGACGACGCCGACACCACCCTGGTGGAGCGGTGA
- a CDS encoding transglycosylase domain-containing protein — translation MVERSAAESACEPVSGSSTEPPAEPPRGGGRRAAWRRFLTAWSRGGPDGRPAAIRSAWGQLLERQAVAELWLGERRISRTVLREERYRIGRDPTCELPIEAESLSRVHAILEKPRPGERDFALEDFNSANGLFHRDRRIRAIRLRHGDQVQLGSPLKGSAPRLRYLHPRSPLEQAVHLLGLGSLLGSGLLVGGLLLASTVGGGSRIRLISGPVKIVSASGQQIDAREGSATALPSLQAYPLHLRQALLASEEARFGWNSGIDLFGTLRSVLLGSGGGSGLTQQVARIYYPEVGTDYSLSRKLRELWVALQLEVGYSKNQILKMYLDRAHLGLGTDGFEQASRLYFRKSASDLDVGQAAFLVGLLPSPNGYSPCNVKDPTAGRERRDLVLKLMHEQGYLRDQQLIDALRRPLNIDPSACRESSFSSYPFFSDYVLGELEGTRFGLNLSEKASGGNYYVVSTIDPTLQRLAQQQLQRFLEGPAARVGLTQGALISLDFRSGKILAYVGGGDYSRSSFDRVQAMRQPGSTFKLFPYLAALEAGTRPDQLISCAPLAYVAGCRHGAAGGSVSVARGFADSENVVALRLAEIAGLKQVVRKARQLGLSTPLDPDFNTMLGGRETLLYEMARAYAVVANGGRSVPMHGVSRIYDLGICRSIYSLASCPERGVTTPIGEQPRQLLRGEDAAVMDALLAEVVRSGTGRAAAVVADARGKTGTTDNGVDVLFIGYSPALEILTAVWMGNDDNRPAQAASGALVAEFWGRYMAAIGSGRQT, via the coding sequence ATGGTCGAGCGCTCCGCTGCTGAGAGTGCCTGCGAGCCGGTCTCGGGATCCAGCACTGAGCCCCCTGCCGAGCCGCCACGGGGCGGTGGTCGTCGTGCGGCATGGCGGCGTTTTCTGACCGCCTGGAGCCGTGGCGGACCCGACGGACGCCCCGCCGCCATCCGCTCGGCCTGGGGCCAGCTGCTGGAGCGCCAGGCCGTGGCGGAGCTCTGGCTGGGGGAGCGGCGGATCAGCCGAACCGTGCTGAGGGAGGAGCGTTATCGCATCGGCCGCGATCCGACCTGTGAGTTGCCGATCGAGGCCGAGAGCCTCAGCCGCGTGCACGCGATTCTGGAGAAGCCGCGCCCCGGAGAGCGCGATTTCGCCCTCGAAGACTTCAACTCCGCCAACGGGCTCTTCCACCGCGACCGCCGCATCCGCGCCATTCGTCTGCGCCACGGCGATCAGGTGCAGCTGGGTTCGCCCCTCAAGGGCTCGGCTCCGCGCCTGCGTTATCTGCACCCCCGCAGCCCGCTGGAGCAGGCGGTGCACCTGCTGGGGCTGGGCAGTCTGCTGGGGTCGGGGCTGTTGGTGGGGGGACTGCTGCTGGCCTCCACCGTCGGCGGCGGTTCCCGGATTCGCCTGATCTCAGGCCCGGTGAAGATCGTTTCGGCTTCGGGGCAGCAGATCGACGCCAGGGAGGGCTCCGCCACGGCCCTGCCTTCCCTGCAGGCCTATCCCCTGCACCTGCGCCAGGCGCTGCTGGCCTCGGAGGAGGCGCGCTTCGGCTGGAACAGCGGCATCGACCTGTTCGGCACCCTGCGCTCGGTTCTGCTGGGCAGCGGCGGTGGCAGCGGTCTCACCCAGCAGGTGGCCCGCATCTACTACCCCGAAGTGGGCACCGACTACAGCCTCAGCCGCAAGCTGCGGGAGTTGTGGGTGGCCCTGCAGCTGGAGGTGGGCTACAGCAAGAACCAGATCCTGAAAATGTATCTCGACCGGGCCCACCTGGGCCTCGGCACCGATGGCTTCGAGCAGGCGTCCAGGCTCTACTTCCGCAAGTCGGCCAGTGACCTGGACGTGGGTCAGGCGGCCTTCCTGGTGGGTCTGCTGCCCAGTCCCAACGGGTACAGCCCCTGCAATGTCAAGGACCCCACCGCAGGCCGCGAGCGCCGCGATCTGGTGCTCAAGCTCATGCACGAACAGGGGTACCTGCGCGATCAGCAGCTGATCGATGCTCTACGGCGTCCCCTCAACATCGATCCCTCGGCCTGCCGCGAGTCCAGCTTCTCCAGCTATCCCTTCTTCAGCGACTACGTGCTCGGGGAACTGGAGGGCACCCGCTTCGGCCTCAATCTCTCGGAGAAGGCTTCAGGCGGCAATTACTACGTGGTGAGCACGATCGATCCGACGCTGCAGCGGCTCGCCCAGCAGCAGTTGCAGCGCTTCCTGGAGGGGCCGGCCGCGCGGGTGGGCCTCACCCAGGGTGCCCTGATCTCCCTTGATTTCCGCAGCGGCAAGATCCTGGCCTATGTCGGCGGCGGCGACTATTCCCGCTCCAGCTTCGACCGGGTCCAGGCCATGCGTCAGCCCGGCTCCACCTTCAAGCTCTTCCCCTACCTGGCGGCGCTCGAGGCCGGCACCAGGCCCGACCAGCTCATCTCCTGCGCCCCCCTGGCCTATGTGGCGGGCTGCCGCCATGGAGCTGCAGGGGGCAGCGTCAGCGTGGCCAGGGGCTTCGCCGATTCCGAGAACGTTGTGGCTCTGCGCCTGGCGGAGATCGCGGGCCTGAAACAGGTGGTGCGCAAAGCCCGCCAGCTGGGACTCAGCACCCCCCTCGACCCCGACTTCAACACCATGCTCGGCGGCCGTGAAACCCTGCTGTACGAGATGGCCCGGGCCTATGCCGTGGTGGCCAACGGGGGTCGCAGCGTACCGATGCATGGCGTGAGCAGGATCTACGACCTGGGCATCTGCCGCTCGATCTACAGCCTTGCCAGCTGCCCGGAGCGGGGGGTGACGACCCCCATCGGTGAGCAGCCTCGCCAGCTGCTTCGTGGGGAGGATGCTGCCGTGATGGACGCTCTGCTGGCGGAGGTGGTGCGCAGCGGCACGGGACGGGCCGCCGCGGTCGTGGCCGATGCCCGCGGCAAGACCGGCACCACCGACAACGGTGTGGATGTGCTCTTCATCGGGTACTCCCCGGCGCTGGAGATCCTCACCGCCGTCTGGATGGGCAACGACGACAACCGACCGGCGCAGGCGGCCAGCGGTGCCCTGGTGGCCGAGTTCTGGGGGCGGTACATGGCCGCGATCGGGTCAGGACGCCAGACCTGA
- the groES gene encoding co-chaperone GroES, whose protein sequence is MAAVSLSVSTVKPLGDRVFIKVSDSDEKTAGGILLPDTAQEKPQVGEVVQVGPGKRSDDGSRQAPEVSVGDKVLYSKYAGTDIKLGGNEFVLLSEKDILAIVN, encoded by the coding sequence ATGGCTGCTGTTTCTCTGAGTGTTTCCACGGTTAAACCCCTTGGAGATCGCGTGTTCATCAAGGTGTCCGATTCGGACGAAAAGACTGCCGGCGGCATCCTCCTGCCCGACACCGCCCAGGAAAAGCCCCAGGTGGGTGAAGTGGTGCAGGTCGGCCCTGGCAAGCGCAGTGACGACGGATCCCGCCAGGCTCCTGAAGTGAGCGTGGGCGACAAGGTCCTGTACAGCAAGTACGCCGGCACCGACATCAAGCTCGGCGGCAACGAGTTTGTTCTTCTCTCTGAGAAGGACATCCTTGCCATCGTCAACTGA
- the atpC gene encoding ATP synthase F1 subunit epsilon — MTLNLRVLAPDQSVFDGTADEVILPSTSGQVGILTGHVSMLTALDVGVMRLRAGKDWTSIALMGGFAEVEANEVTVLVNGAELGSRIDASKAEQELEMAEQKAADFEGQPASTEKVKAQQNLARSRARLQATRAN, encoded by the coding sequence ATGACTCTCAACCTGCGTGTTCTGGCTCCCGACCAGAGTGTCTTCGACGGCACCGCCGATGAGGTGATCCTGCCGAGCACCTCCGGTCAGGTGGGAATCCTCACCGGCCACGTCTCCATGCTCACCGCCCTTGATGTGGGCGTGATGCGTCTGCGGGCCGGCAAGGACTGGACCAGCATTGCCCTGATGGGTGGCTTTGCTGAAGTGGAGGCCAATGAGGTCACCGTGCTGGTCAACGGTGCGGAGCTCGGCTCGCGCATCGATGCCAGCAAAGCCGAGCAGGAGCTGGAGATGGCCGAGCAGAAGGCCGCCGACTTTGAGGGTCAGCCTGCCAGCACCGAGAAGGTGAAGGCGCAGCAGAACCTGGCCCGCTCCCGTGCGAGGCTCCAGGCCACCCGCGCCAACTGA